A stretch of [Clostridium] scindens DNA encodes these proteins:
- a CDS encoding zinc-dependent alcohol dehydrogenase, with translation MEEMMNAIVFSGVGETTYTKVPKPKIQGPNDVLMKIEAASICGTDVHILSTPPSYPANQGIVQGHEFVGRVEEVGSAVTTIKPGDRVVLDPNVFCGECYQCKKGNFNMCENVYVLGITDNGGFGEYAVAPCKMCVKISQELPAETAIFAEPLTCVVSAVNKIRLLPGESVLVLGAGPIGLYFTMLLKANGAGKIIVSEPNPKRGEYALKAGADRVINPQEVDLVEEILKETDGHGIDVVAEAVGTLIQEAVDCVRPKGRIVLFGMDSSKKPEVDQFKIVRNEIEIYGSFIGLNTLPATVELMESGLIDLQQLITHRLALKDFDIGLKAMRDGSALEVILYPDWDEKK, from the coding sequence ATGGAAGAAATGATGAATGCGATTGTGTTTTCAGGAGTTGGGGAGACTACCTATACGAAGGTTCCAAAACCGAAAATACAGGGACCAAATGACGTGCTGATGAAGATCGAGGCTGCCAGCATCTGCGGGACGGATGTACATATACTGTCAACGCCGCCATCCTATCCGGCGAACCAGGGGATCGTGCAAGGCCATGAATTTGTCGGGCGCGTGGAGGAAGTAGGCAGCGCGGTGACGACTATAAAGCCCGGAGACAGGGTGGTGCTGGATCCGAATGTGTTCTGCGGGGAGTGCTACCAGTGCAAGAAGGGGAACTTTAACATGTGCGAGAATGTGTATGTCCTTGGGATTACAGACAATGGGGGATTCGGGGAATATGCGGTGGCTCCCTGCAAGATGTGCGTGAAGATATCCCAGGAACTTCCGGCAGAGACGGCGATATTCGCGGAACCGCTCACCTGCGTTGTCAGCGCGGTCAATAAGATCAGGCTGCTGCCGGGAGAAAGCGTGCTGGTGTTAGGGGCAGGCCCGATCGGATTATATTTTACGATGCTTCTGAAAGCCAATGGCGCCGGAAAGATCATCGTATCCGAGCCAAATCCAAAGAGAGGGGAATACGCGCTTAAGGCAGGCGCAGACAGAGTCATCAATCCGCAGGAAGTAGATCTGGTGGAAGAGATCCTGAAAGAGACGGATGGACATGGAATCGATGTAGTAGCCGAGGCTGTAGGAACGCTGATCCAGGAAGCCGTGGACTGCGTGCGTCCAAAAGGAAGGATCGTGCTCTTTGGCATGGATAGTTCTAAGAAGCCCGAGGTAGACCAGTTCAAGATCGTAAGAAACGAGATAGAGATCTATGGAAGCTTTATCGGGCTGAATACCCTTCCAGCAACCGTGGAACTCATGGAAAGCGGATTGATCGACTTGCAGCAGCTGATTACCCACCGTCTGGCGCTTAAAGACTTTGACATTGGACTAAAGGCCATGAGAGACGGCAGCGCTTTGGAGGTAATCTTATATCCGGACTGGGATGAGAAGAAATAG